One region of Phragmites australis chromosome 18, lpPhrAust1.1, whole genome shotgun sequence genomic DNA includes:
- the LOC133898715 gene encoding WPP domain-interacting protein 1-like translates to MPVPAIDMDSVANGGVESSAEPQAPAPAPEAEEEAVPKSSPAAAATKGRGLRRWRRIRREQQREAYAAGGSGVGGGGADEDSAQLHKRRLPLAADAPKGKHEAALVKEENSTASVESPFVPPALPAKLDPGLGFLIASAGFSFGAGGADSDSSEHRSSKSSTAASAPRVFPRHEHALLFPRERDRLRSRAPGASLHGKNPRAARSRADKARVYAAAASTEAENSRSSVESDLRSSNAMNGRRLDAGVTGNGVHKVLSDYCDHSDEGQPSEEVRLTAGGYYKVNGSSAVGRLVRRSAGSDDGAEDTLDEGDNGKGQNGGMHLCDDPYAESILILQRTQEALENEIEKYLAIGKEPSDDFDVHDDEWTGSVHLEEPTEEVSERIKHPESRLEKASELIKEKDLRIFELKSLGWMQPGKTAIESTNLQLSQSDLDRLYQEKMEAEIQCIILTRTYQTWAPLAEDQMDLYEAQKSLSLDYKQLRLKLQHTENRAMMLEEMAEKLQVQCKELSGSSEILQLQSKASRVSLFCFVQFTLLCIAIGTYLMRLVPSSTEVVPT, encoded by the exons ATGCCAGTCCCGGCGATCGACATGGACAGCGTGGCGAACGGCGGCGTCGAGTCGTCCGCCGAGCCtcaggcgccggcgccggcgccggaagcggaggaggaggctgtTCCGAAGAGCtctccagcggcggcggcgaccaaGGGCCGCGGGCTCCGCCGGTGGCGCCGTATCCGGCGGGAACAGCAGAGGGAGGCCTACGCCGCCGGTGGTAGTggtgtcggcggcggcggggcggatGAGGACTCGGCTCAGCTCCACAAGCGCCGGCTCCCTCTCGCCGCCGACGCGCCGAAGGGGAAGCACGAAGCAGCCCTCGTCAAGGAGGAGAACTCCACCGCCTCCGTCGAGTCCCCCTTCGTCCCGCCGGCGCTGCCAGCGAAGCTGGACCCGGGCCTTGGCTTCCTCATCGCGTCCGCCGGGTTCTCAttcggcgcgggcggcgccGACTCCGATAGCAGCGAGCACCGGAGCAGCAAGTCCTCCACCGCCGCGAGCGCCCCGCGCGTGTTCCCGCGCCACGAACACGCCTTGCTCTTCCCACGGGAGCGAGACAGGCTGCGCTCCCGCGCCCCTGGCGCCTCTCTGCACGGCAAGAACCCCCGCGCCGCACGCTCGCGCGCCGACAAGGCCAGGGTttacgccgccgccgcttctacCGAGGCCGAAAACTCGCGGTCCAGCGTGGAGTCTGACCTCCGCAGCTCCAACGCCATGAACGGCCGGCGATTGGATGCCGGCGTTACCGGCAATGGCGTTCACAAGGTCCTTTCTGATTACTGTGACCATAGTGATGAGGGGCAGCCAAGCGAGGAGGTGCGACTGACGGCCGGAGGTTACTACAAAGTGAACGGCAGTAGTGCGGTGGGGAGATTGGTCCGGAGAAGTGCTGGTTCTGATGATGGTGCCGAGGACACATTGGATGAGGGGGATAATGGGAAGGGACAGAATGGAGGGATGCATTTGTGCGATGATCCTTATGCCGAATCAATTTTGATACTTCAGAGGACGCAGGAAGCACTTGAGAATG AGATAGAAAAATATTTGGCAATCGGGAAAGAGCCAAGTGATGATTTTGATGTCCATGATGATGAATGGACTGGCTCGGTCCATCTCGAGGAACCTACTGAAGAAGTAAGTGAAAGGATAAAGCATCCTGAGTCCAGGTTGGAAAAGGCATCAGAACTGATCAAGGAGAAGGATTTAAGAATATTTGAACTCAAATCTCTCGGTTGGATGCAACCAGGAAAAACTGCAATAGAGAGTACCAACCTGCAGTTGTCGCAGTCTGATCTTGATCGATTGTACCAGGAGAAGATGGAAGCAGAAATTCAGTGCATCATCCTGACAAGAACTTATCAAACCTGGGCACCTCTGGCTGAGGATCAAATGGATCTATATGAAGCACAAAAGTCTCTATCCCTGGACTACAAGCAGCTCAGGCTTAAACTACAACACACTGAGAACAGGGCAATGATGTTAGAAGAGATGGCGGAGAAGCTACAGGTGCAGTGCAAAGAGCTGTCCGGGAGTTCAGAAATCCTGCAGCTGCAATCTAAAGCAAGTAGGGTTTCGCTCTTTTGTTTCGTTCAGTTTACACTGTTGTGTATTGCTATAGGAACCTATCTTATGCGGCTTGTGCCCTCTTCCACTGAGGTTGTACCTACTTGA
- the LOC133898716 gene encoding uncharacterized WD repeat-containing protein C2A9.03-like — protein MSQYEGELAGVSPEEEDRHAVRMGDSDDEDDVYDQSTSKLTEDTSAMDVKKGKDIQGIPWERMSNTRDMYRQTRLKQYANFENIPNSGRTSEKECTPVEKGKLYYEFQYNTRSVKSTILHFQLRNLVWATTRHDVYLMSNHSVLHWSALTREKHEVIDLQGHVAPSEKHQGNFSEGFYRTQVSTLAVKNNLLVTGGFHGEIICKFLDRKGISYCCKSTHDDNGITNSLEIFQKPSGSVHFLASNNDCGVRDFDMEKFQICNHFRFAWAVNHTSLSPDGKLAVIAGDDPDGLLVDANSGKTVHDLRGHLDFSFASAWNPDGRTFATGNQDKTCRVWDIRNLSKSVAVLGGNIGAIRSIRYTSDGRFMAMAEPADFIHIFDVASGYSRKQELDFFGEIAGISFSPDTEALFVGVHDRTYSSLLQFNRRRFYSYLDSAM, from the exons ATGTCTCAGTACGAAGGCGAGCTCGCCGGAGTGTCTCCCGAGGAAGAAGACCGCCACGCCGTCCGGATGGGTGACTCCGACGACGAGGATGATGTGTACGACCAATCT ACTAGTAAGCTGACAGAAGATACCTCGGCTATGGATgtgaagaaaggaaaggatatACAAGGAATCCCCTGGGAAAGGATGAGCAATACAAGAGACATGTACAGGCAGACAAGGTTGAAGCAGTATGCGAACTTTGAGAATATACCTAATTCCGGAAGAACTTCGGAGAAG GAATGTACACCTGTGGAGAAAGGCAAACTCTACTACGAGTTTCAGTACAACACAAGATCGGTGAAATCGACCATTCTTCATTTCCAG TTGAGAAATTTAGTTTGGGCAACGACAAGGCATGATGTGTATCTTATGTCAAACCATTCGGTACTTCATTGGTCAGCACTGACTCGTGAGAAGCACGAAGTCATTGATCTTCAGGGACATGTTGCACCGTCTGAG AAGCACCAGGGAAATTTCTCCGAGGGATTTTATCGGACTCAAGTCAGTACGTTGGCAGTGAAAAATAACTTGCTTGTTACTGGTGGATTTCATGGAGAAATAATATGCAAG TTTTTGGATCGTAAAGGAATAAGCTATTGTTGTAAGTCAACACATGATGACAATGGTATCACTAATTCTTTGGAGATATTTCAGAAACCTAG TGGTTCTGTACACTTTCTGGCCTCAAACAATGATTGTGGAGTTAGAGACTTTGACATGGAAAAATTTCAGATCTGCAATCACTTTCGTTTTGCTTGGGCTGTGAAT CATACATCACTGAGCCCTGATGGTAAACTTGCTGTTATAGCAGGGGACGATCCTGATGGACTTCTGGTTGATGCTAATTCAGGAAAA ACGGTTCATGATCTCCGTGGCCATTTGGATTTTTCCTTTGCATCAGCATGGAACCCAGATGGCCGAACATTCGCCACTGGAAACCAAGACAAGACATGCAGGGTTTGGGACATCCGGAATCTATCCAAATCGGTTGCTGTATTGGGTGGCAACATAGGAGCCATAAGGTCAATTCGCTACACATCCGATGGAAGGTTCATGGCAATGGCAGAACCTGCGGATTTCATCCACATCTTTGATGTGGCGAGCGGGTACAGCAGGAAGCAGGAACTGGATTTCTTCGGTGAGATTGCAGGCATATCATTCAGTCCCGACACCGAGGCTCTCTTTGTTGGTGTGCACGACCGCACATACAGCAGTCTCCTCCAGTTCAATCGACGACGGTTCTACTCGTACCTTGATTCGGCAATGTGA